GGGGCCATCGTGTCCGTGGGCAGTCCCGAGGAACTCTACGAGGGACCGGCCAACCGCGTGGTGGCCGAGTTCTTCGGCTCCATCAACTGGCTGGAAGGCGAAACGAAGGCCGGAGGAGCCGTGGAGACGGAAATGGGGACGCTGAAGACTTCGCGGCCGGACCGGCCGGGCCTCACCGGCACCCTGGGAATCCGCCCGGAGGATCTGGAGTTGAGCCCCGCGCCCACCGGCCGGGACAACGAGTTCGCCGGAGAGCTGGTATCGCGCACGTACCTCGGCGACCTGTTCGTTCACGAGGTGCGCGTGTCCGCGACCGTGCTGCAGGTCAAGACCATGGACAAGGCGCCCGTCAACGACAAGGTCTATGTCACCCTGCCCAAGGAGCGCCTCAAGTTCTTTCCCCAGTCAGCTTAGTTGATGCTCCCGCGCGGTCACGCCGACGGCGCGAACAACTCGTCCACGCTCAGCCGGCGGGTGGTCACCGCCTGTTCCGACGCGAACAGCAGCATGGTGTCCAGCGCGTGGCGTTGCGCTTCCACCGAGTACGGGAACGGGTCCCGTCCCAGCACCTTCTCGTCTTCCTCGATGGCTTCGCCGTACCACGCCAGGTAGGAACGCCGCGGATCGCGCATGTATTCGAGACCGCGGACCTTCGCTTCCTCGAAAGCCTGCAGCAGGGTTTCGGCCACCCAGGGATGCCGCGCCAGGATCTCGTCCTTGATGACCACGGTGTGGCGCAGTGGATAGATGCCCGTGCGCCGGTAGTAGTCCGCCTCCACCTCGCGGTAGTCGGGCCAGAGCCGGCGCCCCACGCTCTCGCCGGCGCGGAAGGCCGACCCGATGGTGGGCAGCATGTAGGCATCGATCTCGCCCGCTTCGAGCATCTCCGTGACGCGCCGGCCGGCGGGAGCCTGCTCGACGTGCAGCCATTCCGGCGGTTCCCAGGGCGACACCTGCTCCTTGGAATTGGTGATCCACCGCATCTCGCCGGGAGCGACGCCGTGCTCGTGCTTGAGGACGCCGCGCATCCACACGGCAATGGGATTGAAGTGGGCCTGGAGCCCGATGCGCTTGCCGCGCAGGTCCGCGGGGCGTTCGATGCCGGCCTCGGAGTGCACCACCACCGCGCCGTGACAGAACTTCACGTGGGGGAACACCGGGATCGCCGTCACCGGCACGCCGCGGCTCTTCCATCCCAGGAAAACCCCCATCTGCAGCTCGCACACGTCGAACTCGAGACCGCGGGTGAAACGGGCATGGCGCTCGGGGGAAGCGAGGGGGATCACCTCCAGGTCGATCCCGGGGGTGGCCACCTTGCCTTCGATAAGGAAGCGAGTACGGTCGTAGTCGCCGCAGGAGAGCGTCAAACGCAGGTTCGCCATGGCGGACTCATACACCAGGGACCGGCCCCTCACAAGACGCGCCTGTCCCCGCGCCGGAGTGGGCCGATACGATGCGGAGACGCGGTTGACCGTCGCCAACCGTTGTTGAGATAGTGACGGTTGTCAACGTACAGCGGCTCTTTGAATGACGTTCGGAAGGTGCCTCGGCAAGCGCGAGCGACCAGTGTCATGTCCCGTAAATTCCTGGCATGAGTTGCGCAGGATTTTTCGTCGTCGGCAACGCGCGATGACTTGTAGGGGCGACCTGCGGTCGCCCCCCAGTGGCGGGCACCACGGGAGGAAGACCCCGGGTCAAGGCCCGGGGTGACGCAACGCAGCCGACGGCGAAAACAACCAGCAAATTATGCCAGGAATTTACGGGACACGACACTAGGAAAGGCCATCTATTATGGGCAAGCAGTTCTTCGAGTTCATGACGCACTGGGATTCGCCCCGGCCCATCTGGTTCAAGCGGGACGAGGACGAGCTGATCGGCACGCAACGGAGCGGCGGCCGCCCCATGCCGCGCATCAAGCCGTTCGACCTGGTGAAGGGGGCCACGAACCGGCCGGGCGTGAAGCCGCCGGTGCTGTGGCACGGGCAGGACGGCATCATCGAAGCCCATGTGCTGGACGGGCCGGAGCCCGTCTTCCACCGCCCGGCGGACTACGACGTGCTCGTGTTCCAGTTCACGGGCAACGCCGCGGCGGAGACGGAGTTCGGCGAGTACCAGATATCGCCAGGGCGCTCGATGCACGTACCGGCCGGAGTGTCGTACCGGATGATCGGGGCGCCGGGTTGCCGCCAACTGGTGGTCAAGGTGCACAAGCCCGTGCGTACGACCCTCGACCCCGAGAACCCGCTGACGCGGACGGACTTCCACGTCCGCGCGGCCGGCGAGCCGCCTGAACTCCAGACCGTCGCCATCCCGCCGCGCACGGGCCGTATCCTCGAAGTCACGGATTTCTGGGACCCGGCGCTGGAGCCCATCGTCATCGAGCGCGACCACGCCAGCCTCGTGGGCTGCGTCACCTTCGAGCGCGGCAAGAGCCGGGAGGTGACGGTGATGCGCGTGTTCGACTACTTCACCGGAATGACCGGCAAGGGCGGCGGGCCGGGCCCGCAGCAGTACGAGAGCGAGGACTTTCGCACGGACACCTACAACACCATAGGACAGCAGAACGGCTTCCACCGGGGCATGGACGATGACGAGATCTGGTTCCAGTTTCGCGGGCACGCCACCAACGACACCGAATGGGGCGTGCACGAGCTGGATCCCGGCGAGATGGGCTACGTGCCCCGGGGCATCGCCCATCGCATCACCGGCGGCGAGGGCTTCCTCCGCTACGTCTTCTATTTCCGCCACCCGATGCACCCCCAGGCGGACTCCTCCGGCCCACAAGCGGGCACGGCGTTCGAGGTGGAGGCGGTCTCCTTCGAGGAGTTGCCCGCGCTGGCCGAGGCCAAGGCCCGGGAGGCGGCGAACCCGAGGCGCGGTTGATATCCCGGTTGACACGGACTTCGAGGGGCCTATAATCCGCTGTTGCCGTTGTTCCCGAACCCTTTGAAGGGCTCGGAACAGGCATCGCGCGCGCCGTCGAAGGGCGCGCTCCAATAATCTCCGCGCAGCGAAAGAACGAAACCATGGCCGAAACCGAACTGATTCCTTTTCTCTCCCTTGCCGAACGCGACCGCCGGCACAATCTCGTGCGCGCAAAGATGGCCGAGGCGGGGCTGGACGTGCTGCTGCTGCCGGCCAACACCAGCCGCTGGGAGCAGGTCATGGCGGACTCCCGCTACGTGACGGGCATCGGCGGGTTCGCCACGGAGGTGTTCACGGTCTTTCCGGCCGAGGGGCCGTTGACCGCGTACGTGTTCAATCGCGCCAACTGGTGGAAGCGGGTGCAGAACTGGGTCGAGGACGTGCGCGACGGACGCAACCGCTGGGCCGAGGACGCGGTGGCACGGCTGCGGGAGCTGGGCTTCAAGAAGGGCCGCCTGGGCATTTCCGGACTCTCGGGCTTGATCCGCACCCCGGACGGCATCGTCGCCCACACCACGGTGGAGGCGCTGCGGCAGGCGTTTCCCGAGGCCGAGTTGATGAACGCCACGAGCGTCATGCAGGAAGTGCGCGCCATCAAGAGCGCCGAGGAAATCGGCTGCATGGAGCGCTCCATGGAGATCATCGAGCGCATGATCGAAGCCATGAGCGAAGGGGCGCGGGAAGGCGTGTCCGAGAAGGAGCTCTACGCGGACATGGCCCACGTGATGCTGCGCAACGGCGGCGAGCTGCCGACCCTCTTCTTCCTGGGCTCGGGCCCCGGCGAAAACCAGAGCTCCTTCGTCCCGACGAACCGCGTCATCCGGCGCGGCGACCGCATCGTCAACGAGATCGAGGCCAAGTACGCCGGCTACGCCGCGCAGGCCGTGCGCCCCATGCTGCTGGGTGAACCCGACGCGACGTTCCGCGAGCTGATGGACATCTCGTGCGCGTGCTTCCACGCGATCCTCGGCGCCATGAAACCCGGGGTCACGTTCGGGACGCTGTTCGACACGTACATGAAGACGGTGGAGGAACACGGCGACGGCAGGTACATGTGGAGCCACCCCATGATGCACGCCCGCGGCCTGGGGGACGACGGACCCGCGCTCATGGGCGACGCCGACGTGGAGCGGTTCCAGAAGATCCAGCTCGCCGCCGGCATGGTGTTCATCCTGAAGCCGCGCATCCGCATGGCCGAAGGCAAGGACCACACGAGCATCGGCGACACCGTGCTGGTAACCGAGGACGGCGCCCGCCGGCTGGGGTCCAGCAAGCTCGATCTGATCACGGTGTCCTAGTGTCGTGTCCCGTATTCGTCATTCCCGCGCAAGCGGGAATCCAGGAGGGGTCAGGCGGGGAAACGCGGCTGCAGTACCCCGCCACCACCCCTGGATTCCCGCTTGCGCGGGAATGACGAATACGGGACATGGTGACCTGTAACGGCAACCCACGAGTCTCATGGAATTCGGCCTGCTGCTGCACACGCGCGATCTCATCCGGAACGACGGTCCGGCCTCCTTCGACACGCTCTGGGAACAGGCCGAGCAGGCCGAGGAAGCGGGATACGACCACATCTGGCTGGGGGACAGCGTCACGATCCTCAACCGCGCGCGGGGCGACGCCCTCACCACCATGGCCGCCCTGGCGTGCAAGACCGAGCGCATACGGCTCGGCGCCGTGCCCTTCCTCGGCGCGTTGCGCAACCCCGTGCTCCTCGCCCATACCGTGGCCACGGTGGACGTCATCTCCCAGGGTCGCGTGATCCTGGCCGTCAGCGTGGGGCCGATGCGCGACTACATCCAGCGTCAGTTCGTGGCGTGCGGCGTGCCCGCGGGCGAGAAGGCGGGCCGTCTGAGCGAGACCATCACGCTCATGCGGCGGCTCTGGACCGAGGAGTCCTTCGCCTACGAGGGCAAGTACTTCCGCTTCGAGGAAATCGGTGTTTTGCCCAAGCCGGTGCAACAGCCAGGCATCCCCATCTGGATCGCGGCCGACCGGAACGACGCCGGTTTCAAGCGCGTGGGCAGGCTCGGCGACGGCTGGGTAACCCTGGTCTCGTCGCTGGACGATTTCCGCGAGAACCGCGGCAAGATCGAGCGATACGCCGGCGCCTGCGGCCGGCCCGGCGCCGTGGGCGCGTCCGCCCTTTACGCGACGCTGCGCATGGACCGGAACGGCGAGGCCGCCCGTAGCGACGGCTGGGCCTGGATGGAGGCCTTCTTCCGCCAGCCCAAGGCCAGGCTCGAGTACCACTTGACCATCTTCGGAACACCGGACGAGTGCGCCGAGCGGCTGCGGGGATACGCGCGCTGCGGCCTCACCGCGCTGATCATCCGCATCGCGTCCGACGATCCGGCGGAACAGACCCGGCTGATCTTCGAGGAACTGAGCCCGCGGCTCGCGTGAAGGAAGATGGTGAGCGCATTGGCGGTGCAAGGCATTGGAGGCAGCGCCATCTCATGACCGTCCTGCTCAGAAGCTCCGAGGTGGAAGACCTCATCGACCTGAAGACCGCCATGGCGGTGCTTGAGGAGACCTACGTCGGTCAGGCCAACGGGCAGGTCAGGGCCATCCCGCCGCTACGGCTCATGGACCGCGGCATTCGGATGGTGGCGGGCGGCCTCGACGGGCCCGACCGGGTGGGGGTCCGTTTGAGTCCCACGGGCGGAGACGCCGTGGCGCTGCTCTACGAGATGAGCTCGGGGCGGCTGCTCTCGCTCATGAACTACCCTTTCAGCGAACTCCGCATCGCCGCCACCGTGGGCCTGGCGCTGGACCGCCTCGCTCCGCCGGACAGCAAGTCGGCCGCGCTCATCGGCAGCGGGCGGCTCGCCCCTTCCCTGCTCCAGGCGGCCGCGGGACTGCGACCCATCGAGCGCGTGCGCGTTTACAGCCGCGGCGCGGAGCGGCGGGAGACATTCGCGCGTCAGGCTTCGAGCGACTTCGGCCTGGACGTGACGGCGGTCTCCGACCCTGGGGAGGCTCTCGCCGGGGCGGACTTCGTGCTCGTAAGCACCAACTCCCCGGAGCCGGCCCTGCGCGGCGCGTGGCTGCGGCCGGGACAACCCGTCTTCGGTTGCGGCCGTCCCAACGAATTCGACGACGATACCTATCTCAGGGCGGCGCTGATCGTGGTGTCGAGCAAAGCCCATGAGCTGGGCTACTACGACACCCGGCTCGACCAGCCGCTCATCCGGCTTTCGCGTGAGGAACGGATCGCCTGGGACGACGTCATGGAACTGGGTCAACTGGTGACCCTTGAAGGTCCGCCGCCGGGCCTGGACGGCGGCATCGCGGTTTTCAGGGAGTCCCAGGGAGGATACAGTGACGTGGCGTTGGCGAGCTTCGCCTACGAAGAAGCCGTGCGTCGAGGCCGCGGGCAGAACATCGTGCTGGACTGAACTTACGGCGGCCATCCCCCGGAAAACGGGGGGCTTGGCTTGGCCCAAAAAGGAGGAACCCATGAAGAACTTGCGTCAGGGAACCATGAGGGCATTGCCCGTCGCGGCGCTGCTTTGCCTTGTCATGGCGGCAGGCTCCGGCCCGGCCGCCGCGGCCGACCGGACGGCCGCGCTCGACGAATTGATCAAGGCCGCCAAGGCCGAAGGCGGGACGCTCATTGCCCATGCCATCATCGACGATGTCCGAGCGAGGAAGGAAGCCGTCGCGGCGATGAAGAAGATGTACGGCGTCGACGTGAAGTGGGAATACGTCGACTTCCCCAACCAGAACCGCTTCGCGGCCCGGCTGATGAAAGAAGCCAAGGCCGGCCGGCAACCCTCGACGGACGTGTTCAACGGCACCCAGTCCACGATCCCACGCCTTCTCAAGGCCAACATGCTGGCGGAGGTCAAGAACTGGCGGGAGCTTTATCCGCGCCTGCCCGAAAATGCCATCGTGCCCGGGGGCGGGGCCATTCCCGAGCACACGCGCATCGGCGGTTTCGCCTACAACTCGCGGCTGGTGCCCAAGGACAAGGTGCCCAACAAGCTGGAAGACCTGCTGGATCCTTTCTGGAAGGGCAAGCTGGCGTCCACCACCTACGCCGCGGTGTGGGACCGCGCCAGCGTGAGCGAGCAGGGCACCTTCGACGAGGAAAAGGCGGCGCGCATCCGCGGCCTGCTGTCGGAGATGGTCAAGAAGGGACACATCGTCGGTCTCATCGGCTGCGGCGACGAGAACCGCATCGCCAGCGGCGAGTTCGTCGGCTTGGCGATGATGTGCAGCGCCAACAACGTCTGGAAGGGTCAGGCCAAGGGCGCACCGCTGGAGATGGCCTACATCGAGGAAACCAGCAATCTGACCCACTCGTACATGGGGCTCCTGAAGCAGGCCAAGTATCCCAACACGGCAAAGCTGTTCATGGTGTTCATGCAGACGCCCGAGGGACAGGCGCTCAACCGGAAGTGGGAACTGGCGGATACGAGCTTTTATCCCGAGAACACCATGTACAAGATCGCCAAGGACCTGAAGGACCGGGGCGTGGCGCCGCCGTACATCAGCATCCCGACCTACATGAAGGTCAAGCCGACGGTGGAGAAGTGGAAGAGCGAGTACAAGAAAATCCTGGTGGGTCAGAAGAAGTAGGCTGGGTCACATCCTGATTAGCGGGAATGACCGTATCGCGGTGCGGCGGCGCACCGCGATGAGGCCAGCTTCGTGGACACGACCGTAACACTCGACAAACCCGCGGGCGCGCGCCTGGGGCGTTTCCTGGGCGCGCGCTTCGCGCTCATCGCGTTCACCGGCGCGGTGCTGTCGGTGGTCCTCGTCCTGCTGGCGGTAATCCTGGACATCGCCTTCCAGGATCCGCTGGATTCCTCCGTCTATACCCTCAAGAACTTCAGCGACCTCTACCTGGACCCCTTCGTCTACGGGGCGCTGTACAACACGGCCATTTTCACCGCCGTGACGGTGTTCGTCGCCCTGGTCTTCGCCGTGCCCATCGCGTGGCTCGCCGAGCGCACCGACCTTCCCGGGCGGAGCTTGGTGTTTCCTCTGATGACCGCCAGCGCCATCATCCCCGGCACCTTCGGCGCCCTGGGCTGGCTGTTCATGTTCCATCCGCGCATCGGCACGGTCAATCACTGGTTGATGGACCTGCTGCCGTTCATCGACTCCGCACCCATCAACATCGTTTCGGTGTCGGGCATGGGATTCATCTCGGGCCTGGGGCTCTCGTCGCTGGCGTTCATCATGCTGGCGGCCACGTTCCGCGCCATGGACCCGGCCCTGGAGGAAAGCGCGCAGATCCATGGCCTGAGCTTTCCTCAGCGCATCTGGCACGTGACGCTGCCTCTCATGTGGCCGGGCATTCTGGCGGCGGGCATCTATATCGGCACCATCGGCCTCGCCTCCTTCGACGTCCCCGCCATCATCGGCATGGCGAATCGCATCTTCACCTTCAGCACGTTCGTCTTCAACGAGGCCGACCCGCAGGAAGGCCCGCCGAACTTCAGCATCGTCGGCGCCGCCAGCGTGCTGATGATCGTGGTGGGGCTGCTGCTGAGTTGGTGGTACCTGAAGGTGATCAGCCGTTCCCACCGCTACACGGTGGTCACCGGCAAGAGCTACCGTCCCAACATCGTCCCGCTGGGACGGTGGTGGATCGCGGGCTGGGTGTTCATCGGCATCAAGCTGGGCCTGGGCATCGTGTTCCCGTTCCTGGCCCTGGTGTGGGCTTCGCTGATGCCCTACTTCCAGCCGTTCTCCATGCAGGCGCTGGCCTTTGTGTCACTCGAGAACTTCCGGCAGATCCCCTGGGACATCTTCTGGCTGGCCACCAAGAACACGGCCATCCTGACGCTGACCGTGCCCACGATCCTGATGTTCATCGGACTGGCGATCTCCTGGGTGGTGATCCGCTCCGGGTTCCGCTACGCGTGGCTGGTGGACATGGTCGCGTTCCTGCCCCACGCAGTGCCCAACCTGATCTTCTCCGTGGCCATCCTGGTCATCGCGCTGTTCTGGATTCCGGAGTCCATCCCCTTCTACAACACCGTGTACATCATCCTGGTGGTCTTCGTGATCGCGCGCATCAGCTTCCCGACGCGGGTCTACAACAATGCCCTGCTGCAGATTCACAAGGAGCTGGACGAGGCCGCGTACGTCTCCGGACTCGGCCCGTTCGGCGTGTTGCGCAACATCCTGGTGCCGCTGCTGGCGCCCGCGACGCTCTACGCCTGGATCTGGGTCGCGCTGCTATCGTACCGGGAGCTGACCCTGGCCGCCTTCCTGACCGCCAAGGACAATCCAACCCTGCCCACGCTGGTGTTGAGCTTCGTCAGCCGCGGCGAGTCCACCGTGGCGGCGGCCATCTCGCTGCTGCTGCTGGTCTTCATGGCGCCGCTGGTGATGCTGTACTTCTTCTTCGGCCGCCGCACTTTGCAACTGGGCGGGGCGTAAGGCCGCCTATCCGGCCTGCCCCACTTGTTCCGCGCGGCTGGTGTATTCCCGCGAGAGCGTCAGCGGGTTGCGGGTGTAGAGGATGATGCGTGTGGTGAGCATGTCGCCAATGTTCCGGTGCGAACAGCCGGGCGGGATCCACAGCATGTCGCCGGTGTCGAGCATGAACTCGCCCTGGGTGGTGCGCGTGCCGCGCTGTCCGGTCAACTGGAATGCCACCTCGTCCTGATTGAAGCCCCGGTGGTAGATGCGCTGGGAGTCGGAGCGGACGGTCATCTCCACCATCAGGTCTTCGTTCTCGATGAGCTCGAAGTGCTGGCCGCCCGACAATCCCTCCTCCACCTGCTCCAGAACTTCCGAAGGCTTGAGCAGCAGGCACTCCGCCGCGGTGGTGCGCTCGTCCTTGGCCGGGTAGCCCTTGGCCACGTGCAGGGGCTCGCGGGTGTACACCACGAGCCGAGTGCCGCCCCCGGGGTTGGCGCGCGCCACGCCCGGAGGGAGCGCCAGCACGTCTCCCTGGATCAGATCGAAGTCCCCTTTCGCGGTGGGCACGGTCCCGGAGCCGCCCACCTGGACGCACACCAAGTGCCGGTCACGCGCGGCCGCGGCGGGCTGAGTGGAGGCGCCGGTGACCAGCTCGATGCTGACATCGTCATTGGACAGCACCGGAAGACATCGCTCTTCGCCGTTCTCCCCCGGAAGGGCCGTCGTCAACACGCTCAGGGGCTTCAGCAACAGACACGGGCGCTCGGACGTCTCGGTGCAGTTGATAACGTCCTTGTCCTCGTCGATCTCCTTCCACTCACGCTTGGGCTCGTGGCCGCCGAGGTTGCCGATAAAGGAATAGGTATTGATCTCCTTGATTGTCATGGCGTGTTCCTCCTTCGAGTCCGGCGTTCAAGCGTTGGCCGCGGTCTTCCACCAGTCGGCTTCCTTGTGGACCGTGGTCTCCACCGTGAAGGTGCTGTTGTAGACGTGTCGCGTGGGGTCGATGGGCACATGCCAGCGCAGCTTGCTGTAGAAGTTCAGGCGCAGGAAGTCCTCGCTGTCCGGCGGCACGCTGATGACGCTGTGGGAGATGCCCAGCGGGATGATGGTGATCTCGCCGGGAGACACGGCCACATTCTCGAACTCGGAGAGGTCGAGGGCGTCGCCGCGGAACTGGATGCGCACCTCTTCACTCTGCAGCGCCCGGTGGAAGGCGAACTGCTCGTCCTGCATGTTGTAGGTGCGCACACGCATGCTCTGGGACTCCATCAACGCCAGCAGTCCGGCTTCGCCGCCGGCCTTCCCCAACACCATGGTGAAGTGATCGAAGGCGCGCAGCTTGCGGATGCCGCTCTCCTGCTGTTTCGGCTTGAGCGTGGACACCCCCACGAGGGAGTCGTAGTCGCGCTCCACCACGGTCAGGTCGTCGGGGCCGTCGTCCCAGAAGTGCATCTTCTCGGTGACGCGCCCACGAACCTCTTCGTTGGGGGCCTCCAGGCCGCTCCAGTTGGGACCGCCGTGGCGCTTCACGACGAACGACTGGTGACTCGTGTACTTCTCCTCGTCCAGGACGTAGTCCACTGCCTCGCGGTTGAGGCAGAAGTAGCGCAGGCTGTCGTTGCGCCCGATGGAGCGATGGGAGATGCCGCCGGGGACCAGCATCACCTCGCCCGGCGTCATCTCGTAGACGCCGAATTCCGTCTCCACGGTGGTGTTGCCGCAGAACTGGAAATAAACCATGTCGCAGTCGACGTAGCGGTGGAACGCGTCCTGGACGCCCACCACGCTTTCGGCGCCGATCCGGTGGTTCTCGTTCTCCAGGAACACCAGCGACTGGTTGGGGACACTGAGCATGTCGAACGGACGGAACTTGGGGGTGTAGCGGGTGCTCCGGGCCGTGTTCATCAGACCCGCCTTCTTCCGCTCGGACCACGCGGCCAGACCGGGCCTGGGGAAGTCCTTCCACGTGGTCATGAACTCGCCGATGTCCTTCTGCGAGTAGACCCTCTTCTCGGCGGCTTCGATCTGTTCCTTGGTGGCCATGGGTGCGTCCTCCGAGGCAGGGAGCGTGGCTACGGTTGCGGACGGCCTCCCCTGCCCTTGTGTCGTGTCCCGTAAATACCTGGCATAAGTTG
The nucleotide sequence above comes from Deltaproteobacteria bacterium. Encoded proteins:
- a CDS encoding ABC transporter substrate-binding protein — encoded protein: MKNLRQGTMRALPVAALLCLVMAAGSGPAAAADRTAALDELIKAAKAEGGTLIAHAIIDDVRARKEAVAAMKKMYGVDVKWEYVDFPNQNRFAARLMKEAKAGRQPSTDVFNGTQSTIPRLLKANMLAEVKNWRELYPRLPENAIVPGGGAIPEHTRIGGFAYNSRLVPKDKVPNKLEDLLDPFWKGKLASTTYAAVWDRASVSEQGTFDEEKAARIRGLLSEMVKKGHIVGLIGCGDENRIASGEFVGLAMMCSANNVWKGQAKGAPLEMAYIEETSNLTHSYMGLLKQAKYPNTAKLFMVFMQTPEGQALNRKWELADTSFYPENTMYKIAKDLKDRGVAPPYISIPTYMKVKPTVEKWKSEYKKILVGQKK
- a CDS encoding LLM class flavin-dependent oxidoreductase codes for the protein MEFGLLLHTRDLIRNDGPASFDTLWEQAEQAEEAGYDHIWLGDSVTILNRARGDALTTMAALACKTERIRLGAVPFLGALRNPVLLAHTVATVDVISQGRVILAVSVGPMRDYIQRQFVACGVPAGEKAGRLSETITLMRRLWTEESFAYEGKYFRFEEIGVLPKPVQQPGIPIWIAADRNDAGFKRVGRLGDGWVTLVSSLDDFRENRGKIERYAGACGRPGAVGASALYATLRMDRNGEAARSDGWAWMEAFFRQPKARLEYHLTIFGTPDECAERLRGYARCGLTALIIRIASDDPAEQTRLIFEELSPRLA
- a CDS encoding iron ABC transporter permease codes for the protein MDTTVTLDKPAGARLGRFLGARFALIAFTGAVLSVVLVLLAVILDIAFQDPLDSSVYTLKNFSDLYLDPFVYGALYNTAIFTAVTVFVALVFAVPIAWLAERTDLPGRSLVFPLMTASAIIPGTFGALGWLFMFHPRIGTVNHWLMDLLPFIDSAPINIVSVSGMGFISGLGLSSLAFIMLAATFRAMDPALEESAQIHGLSFPQRIWHVTLPLMWPGILAAGIYIGTIGLASFDVPAIIGMANRIFTFSTFVFNEADPQEGPPNFSIVGAASVLMIVVGLLLSWWYLKVISRSHRYTVVTGKSYRPNIVPLGRWWIAGWVFIGIKLGLGIVFPFLALVWASLMPYFQPFSMQALAFVSLENFRQIPWDIFWLATKNTAILTLTVPTILMFIGLAISWVVIRSGFRYAWLVDMVAFLPHAVPNLIFSVAILVIALFWIPESIPFYNTVYIILVVFVIARISFPTRVYNNALLQIHKELDEAAYVSGLGPFGVLRNILVPLLAPATLYAWIWVALLSYRELTLAAFLTAKDNPTLPTLVLSFVSRGESTVAAAISLLLLVFMAPLVMLYFFFGRRTLQLGGA
- a CDS encoding Xaa-Pro peptidase family protein, with the protein product MAETELIPFLSLAERDRRHNLVRAKMAEAGLDVLLLPANTSRWEQVMADSRYVTGIGGFATEVFTVFPAEGPLTAYVFNRANWWKRVQNWVEDVRDGRNRWAEDAVARLRELGFKKGRLGISGLSGLIRTPDGIVAHTTVEALRQAFPEAELMNATSVMQEVRAIKSAEEIGCMERSMEIIERMIEAMSEGAREGVSEKELYADMAHVMLRNGGELPTLFFLGSGPGENQSSFVPTNRVIRRGDRIVNEIEAKYAGYAAQAVRPMLLGEPDATFRELMDISCACFHAILGAMKPGVTFGTLFDTYMKTVEEHGDGRYMWSHPMMHARGLGDDGPALMGDADVERFQKIQLAAGMVFILKPRIRMAEGKDHTSIGDTVLVTEDGARRLGSSKLDLITVS
- a CDS encoding ABC transporter substrate-binding protein, which produces MANLRLTLSCGDYDRTRFLIEGKVATPGIDLEVIPLASPERHARFTRGLEFDVCELQMGVFLGWKSRGVPVTAIPVFPHVKFCHGAVVVHSEAGIERPADLRGKRIGLQAHFNPIAVWMRGVLKHEHGVAPGEMRWITNSKEQVSPWEPPEWLHVEQAPAGRRVTEMLEAGEIDAYMLPTIGSAFRAGESVGRRLWPDYREVEADYYRRTGIYPLRHTVVIKDEILARHPWVAETLLQAFEEAKVRGLEYMRDPRRSYLAWYGEAIEEDEKVLGRDPFPYSVEAQRHALDTMLLFASEQAVTTRRLSVDELFAPSA